The following are from one region of the Nitrospirota bacterium genome:
- the rpsK gene encoding 30S ribosomal protein S11, whose amino-acid sequence MPPRKRKGPKKEKKRVASGVAHVQTTFNNTLVTISDTSGNVLVWSSAGSLGFKGSRKGTPYAAQIAAETAAKKAIEMGMKQIDVFIKGPGAGRESAIRAIQAAGIDVNLIKDVTPVPHNGCKPPKRRRV is encoded by the coding sequence ATGCCGCCGAGGAAGCGTAAAGGGCCAAAGAAAGAAAAGAAGCGTGTAGCCAGCGGGGTTGCCCACGTGCAGACAACATTCAACAACACCCTTGTAACGATAAGTGACACATCGGGTAACGTGTTGGTGTGGTCATCGGCAGGCAGCCTGGGATTTAAGGGTTCAAGAAAGGGAACGCCCTATGCGGCTCAAATAGCGGCGGAGACGGCGGCAAAAAAGGCCATAGAAATGGGAATGAAACAGATTGATGTTTTTATAAAAGGGCCGGGGGCCGGCAGGGAATCTGCTATAAGGGCCATACAGGCGGCAGGCATAGATGTTAATTTAATAAAGGATGTAACTCCTGTGCCGCATAATGGGTGTAAACCTCCAAAAAGGAGGCGAGTGTAG
- a CDS encoding type II toxin-antitoxin system HicB family antitoxin produces MKIYTAVIERCPDTGLYVGYIPGFPGAHSQAETLDALNYNLKEVIEMLLEDGEPVMVSEYVGTQNVVVA; encoded by the coding sequence ATGAAAATATATACGGCTGTTATTGAAAGATGCCCTGATACGGGTTTATATGTTGGGTATATACCTGGTTTTCCCGGGGCACACTCACAGGCTGAAACCTTGGATGCATTGAATTATAACTTAAAAGAAGTAATCGAAATGTTGCTTGAGGACGGCGAACCTGTAATGGTATCTGAATATGTTGGTACGCAAAACGTAGTAGTAGCCTAA
- the rpsM gene encoding 30S ribosomal protein S13, translating into MARIAGVDLPRKERVEIGLTRIFGIGRPTSRKILKESGVNPDTRVNDLSPDDVAKLRAVIDRDYKVEGDLKKEVSMSIKRLMDIGCYRGLRHKLGLPVRGQRTKTNARTRRGPTKSAIKKKGGK; encoded by the coding sequence ATGGCAAGAATAGCAGGAGTGGATTTACCCAGAAAAGAACGGGTGGAGATAGGGTTAACGAGAATATTTGGAATAGGGAGACCGACCTCCAGAAAGATTCTCAAAGAGTCCGGCGTAAACCCTGATACGAGGGTAAATGATTTGAGTCCGGATGATGTGGCAAAACTTCGGGCAGTGATAGACAGAGACTATAAGGTAGAGGGAGACTTAAAGAAAGAGGTCTCTATGAGTATCAAAAGGTTAATGGATATAGGCTGTTACCGAGGTTTAAGACATAAACTGGGACTGCCTGTAAGGGGGCAGAGAACTAAGACAAATGCAAGAACACGACGGGGTCCTACTAAGTCAGCGATCAAGAAAAAAGGAGGTAAATAA
- a CDS encoding translation initiation factor IF-3, whose translation MNNKVKVNEQIKSPQIRLIDVEGGQLGIVAVRDAIRSAKEKGLDLVEVAPGANPPVCRIMDFGKYKYQISKKHSHRKTTDVKEVKIRPRISDHDLERKVNQMIGFLGEGDKAKVSMYFRGREIIRPEHGMAIFDNIVEKLQGNYNIEVKPKLDGKSIIMVVAPK comes from the coding sequence ATAAACAACAAGGTTAAAGTAAACGAACAGATTAAATCCCCGCAGATAAGACTAATTGATGTTGAGGGAGGGCAGCTTGGAATCGTAGCGGTAAGGGATGCTATAAGGTCAGCAAAGGAAAAGGGGCTTGACCTTGTGGAGGTAGCGCCCGGAGCAAATCCTCCCGTGTGCCGCATCATGGATTTCGGAAAGTATAAGTATCAAATCAGTAAGAAGCACTCTCACCGGAAAACAACGGACGTTAAAGAGGTGAAAATCCGGCCTCGTATATCAGACCATGATTTAGAGAGGAAGGTCAACCAGATGATAGGATTTTTGGGTGAGGGGGATAAGGCTAAAGTGTCAATGTATTTCAGAGGCAGAGAAATCATAAGGCCAGAGCATGGCATGGCCATCTTTGACAATATCGTTGAAAAACTTCAGGGTAACTACAACATAGAGGTTAAACCCAAACTTGATGGAAAGAGCATAATAATGGTTGTAGCGCCAAAGTAA
- the rplQ gene encoding 50S ribosomal protein L17 codes for MRHKVATRHFNRTANQRKALFRSLLVALIEYERIETTVTKAKAIKGMAEKMVTLGKRGDLHAKRIAFSDVPCRKTVAKLFSDIAPRFSARNGGYLRIIKTRRRLKDQAEMAVIEFVDYETAHKPSETVKGKK; via the coding sequence ATGCGCCACAAAGTAGCTACAAGGCATTTTAACAGAACAGCGAATCAGCGCAAGGCATTATTCAGAAGTCTGCTGGTTGCCTTGATAGAGTATGAAAGAATAGAGACAACTGTAACAAAGGCCAAAGCGATAAAGGGTATGGCCGAAAAGATGGTAACTTTGGGTAAGCGAGGGGATTTACACGCAAAGCGTATAGCTTTTTCCGATGTCCCTTGCAGAAAGACAGTAGCCAAGTTATTTTCTGACATAGCGCCGCGGTTTAGCGCAAGAAATGGCGGCTATTTGAGGATAATTAAGACTCGTCGCCGGTTAAAAGACCAGGCTGAGATGGCAGTTATAGAGTTTGTTGATTACGAGACTGCACATAAGCCCTCTGAAACTGTAAAGGGTAAGAAATAA
- the rpmI gene encoding 50S ribosomal protein L35, which produces MPKMKTHRGAAKRFSKTGTGKIKRNKAYKSHLMTGKPANRTRKLKKSAIVDSTQHKNTARMIPYL; this is translated from the coding sequence ATGCCAAAGATGAAGACTCACAGGGGTGCAGCTAAACGGTTCAGTAAGACTGGCACAGGTAAGATAAAGAGAAACAAGGCCTATAAGAGCCATCTGATGACTGGAAAACCTGCAAATCGTACTCGCAAGTTGAAAAAGTCCGCCATAGTGGACAGCACTCAGCATAAGAACACAGCGAGAATGATACCGTATTTATAG
- a CDS encoding type II toxin-antitoxin system HicA family toxin — MSRFPALKPQKVTNILERMGFKEVRQRGSHKQFRHSDGRCTTVPFHKGYDVSPVLLQKIAKDIGLTVEETLKYL; from the coding sequence GTGAGCAGATTCCCTGCCTTAAAACCTCAGAAGGTTACAAACATTCTTGAGAGAATGGGCTTTAAAGAAGTTAGGCAACGCGGCTCTCATAAACAATTTCGTCATTCAGATGGCCGTTGTACGACTGTACCATTTCACAAAGGATACGATGTTTCGCCTGTGTTATTACAAAAAATAGCAAAAGACATAGGACTGACTGTTGAAGAAACATTAAAATACTTATAA
- the infA gene encoding translation initiation factor IF-1, whose protein sequence is MKFYKKSRSDKHKKATDEVKESAREDSIEVQGTIQEALPNAMFRVELENKQAVMAYVSGKMRIHYIKILPGDKVLVELSPYDLTKGRITYRYK, encoded by the coding sequence TTGAAATTTTATAAGAAGTCAAGAAGCGATAAGCACAAAAAAGCAACTGATGAGGTAAAGGAGTCAGCCAGAGAGGATAGTATTGAGGTACAGGGCACGATACAGGAGGCTCTGCCAAATGCTATGTTTAGAGTGGAATTGGAAAATAAACAGGCTGTAATGGCATATGTTTCCGGTAAGATGAGGATTCACTATATAAAGATACTTCCTGGGGATAAGGTTTTAGTGGAATTGTCACCGTATGATTTGACAAAGGGCAGGATTACGTACAGGTACAAATAA
- a CDS encoding DNA-directed RNA polymerase subunit alpha has product MFLENSGFQLPENVYLEEETYSQTYGKLIAEPLERGYGITIGNALRRVLLSSIEGAAITSVKIDGVFHEFSTVKGVKEDVVEIILNLKKLRFKLHSDGEIIARINVSGKREVTAQDIEADSVLELLNTDAHIATLDDDAEFVAELTIDKGRGYKQAEDLKKEGAPIGFIAIDAVFTPIKKVVLNVEKTRVGKATDYDKLILEIWTDGNLSPKEAVSTATAILIKHMGYFSFAADVVESAEQENVSEDEPVVERAEAGDEPAVYQNHEQPVSSATRDLYKNLVKTVDELEFSVRSQNCLKNADVKYIYDLVQRSDNEMLKMKNFGKKSLDEIRDVLLSLGLDFNMKIDMDLVKKELLAKNGGK; this is encoded by the coding sequence ATGTTTCTTGAAAATAGTGGTTTTCAGCTGCCGGAAAATGTTTACCTGGAAGAGGAGACATATTCTCAGACTTATGGCAAATTGATTGCTGAACCATTGGAACGAGGTTACGGCATTACTATTGGCAATGCCCTCAGAAGGGTATTACTCTCTTCGATAGAAGGTGCCGCTATAACTTCTGTTAAGATAGATGGTGTGTTCCATGAGTTTTCTACCGTAAAGGGTGTCAAAGAGGATGTTGTTGAGATAATTCTTAACTTAAAAAAACTAAGATTTAAACTGCATTCAGACGGTGAGATAATAGCCAGGATAAATGTTTCTGGTAAGAGAGAGGTAACGGCTCAGGATATAGAGGCTGATTCGGTTTTAGAGCTTTTAAACACAGATGCCCATATAGCCACACTGGACGATGATGCTGAGTTTGTAGCAGAGCTTACAATAGACAAAGGGCGCGGTTATAAACAAGCTGAGGACTTAAAAAAAGAAGGAGCACCAATCGGTTTTATAGCAATAGATGCAGTGTTTACACCGATTAAGAAGGTGGTGCTTAATGTAGAAAAGACAAGGGTCGGTAAAGCAACAGATTATGATAAGTTGATTCTTGAGATATGGACGGATGGGAATTTAAGTCCAAAAGAGGCAGTAAGCACGGCAACTGCTATTTTGATTAAGCACATGGGATATTTCAGCTTTGCTGCAGACGTAGTGGAATCCGCAGAGCAAGAGAATGTGTCTGAGGATGAACCGGTTGTTGAGAGGGCAGAAGCAGGAGATGAACCTGCAGTGTATCAAAATCATGAGCAGCCAGTATCGTCTGCAACAAGAGACTTATACAAAAACCTTGTAAAGACAGTTGACGAGCTAGAGTTTTCAGTAAGAAGCCAGAACTGTTTAAAAAATGCTGACGTAAAGTATATCTATGATCTTGTCCAAAGAAGTGACAACGAGATGCTTAAGATGAAGAATTTTGGTAAGAAATCGCTGGATGAAATCAGGGATGTGCTGTTAAGTCTGGGTCTGGATTTTAACATGAAAATAGACATGGATTTGGTAAAGAAAGAATTACTGGCTAAAAACGGAGGGAAGTGA
- the pheS gene encoding phenylalanine--tRNA ligase subunit alpha, with protein MDYLELRNSFLSELHSVSNTVELQALRSKYTGKKGVVTQKLKEMSAAPKEQRAALGKAVNEIKDFIETQVKEKETALSKKDTRSYVDLTLPGAYIKPGGRHPVKIILNEIIDIFVSMGFAVEDGPEVETDYYNFEALNIPQNHPARDMQDTFYIKPLGHTAATSSLESNVVLRTHTSPVQIRVMEKKKPPLMFIAPGKVYRCDSDTSHTPIFHQVEGLMVDEGITFANLKAVLEAFLHIVFGPDVPVRFRPSFFPFTEPSAEVDLCCFACKGSGCRVCKNSGWIEILGAGMVDPRVFNKAGIDTEVYSGFAFGLGIERIASLRYGIDDIRLFYEGDLRFLRQF; from the coding sequence GTGGATTACCTTGAATTAAGAAATTCATTTCTCAGTGAGCTCCACAGTGTGTCAAACACGGTGGAGTTACAGGCACTCCGCTCAAAATATACCGGCAAAAAGGGTGTAGTCACTCAGAAACTCAAAGAGATGTCAGCTGCGCCCAAAGAGCAGCGGGCGGCACTCGGTAAAGCAGTTAATGAAATCAAAGACTTTATCGAGACACAGGTAAAGGAAAAAGAGACCGCCCTTTCCAAAAAGGACACTCGCAGCTACGTTGATTTAACGCTTCCCGGAGCTTACATAAAGCCAGGCGGCAGGCATCCGGTAAAAATTATACTTAATGAAATCATAGATATTTTTGTTTCAATGGGGTTTGCCGTTGAAGATGGCCCCGAGGTGGAAACCGACTACTATAACTTTGAAGCGCTCAACATTCCTCAAAACCATCCGGCAAGGGATATGCAAGATACGTTTTATATAAAACCGCTGGGGCATACTGCCGCAACCTCAAGCTTGGAATCAAACGTTGTGCTAAGAACTCATACTTCACCGGTTCAGATTCGTGTCATGGAAAAAAAGAAACCGCCCCTTATGTTTATAGCCCCCGGAAAAGTCTATCGTTGTGATTCCGACACATCGCATACACCAATTTTTCATCAGGTGGAGGGACTTATGGTGGATGAGGGAATAACGTTTGCTAATTTAAAGGCAGTGCTTGAGGCTTTTTTGCACATCGTGTTTGGGCCCGATGTGCCGGTGCGTTTCAGACCGAGTTTTTTCCCATTTACAGAGCCATCGGCGGAGGTTGATTTGTGTTGTTTTGCCTGTAAGGGCTCTGGCTGCAGGGTGTGTAAGAACTCAGGGTGGATAGAGATACTGGGGGCAGGAATGGTTGACCCAAGGGTGTTTAATAAGGCAGGGATTGACACAGAGGTATATTCCGGGTTTGCTTTTGGGCTTGGGATAGAAAGAATAGCCAGCTTAAGGTACGGGATTGATGATATACGGCTTTTTTATGAGGGTGATTTGAGATTTCTGAGGCAATTTTAA
- the rpsD gene encoding 30S ribosomal protein S4 produces the protein MARYTGPLCRLCRRDNEKLFLKGQRCTTDKCSIERRKTAPGQHGLRRGKLSDYAIQLREKQKVRLAYGLLERQFRRYFKEASKKRGITGELLLQLLELRLDNIAFRLGFASNRNQARQMVTHGHFVVNGRKVNIPSYRLKAGDTVAVFEKSKTVAVFEENTSKAQHAGVPTWLQLDGASLSGKVLHVPQRDDIPLVAREQLIVEFYSR, from the coding sequence ATGGCCAGATACACAGGACCACTCTGTAGGTTATGCCGCAGGGATAATGAGAAGCTGTTTCTTAAAGGACAGAGGTGTACCACTGATAAGTGTTCCATCGAAAGGAGGAAGACAGCACCCGGGCAGCACGGCTTAAGAAGGGGAAAACTCTCCGATTATGCAATCCAGCTCAGGGAAAAACAGAAGGTTAGATTGGCTTATGGCCTTTTGGAGCGGCAGTTTAGGAGGTATTTTAAAGAGGCCTCAAAAAAGCGCGGGATAACTGGTGAGCTTTTGCTTCAGCTCCTTGAGCTACGTCTGGACAACATTGCTTTCAGGCTGGGTTTTGCTTCAAACAGGAATCAGGCAAGGCAGATGGTCACTCATGGGCATTTTGTCGTAAACGGCAGAAAGGTCAACATCCCGTCCTATAGATTAAAGGCAGGGGACACGGTGGCGGTTTTTGAGAAAAGCAAGACTGTGGCAGTGTTTGAGGAAAATACATCAAAGGCGCAGCACGCTGGTGTGCCGACATGGCTGCAATTAGATGGAGCGTCGTTAAGCGGCAAGGTACTGCATGTGCCACAGAGAGATGATATTCCTCTTGTTGCCAGGGAACAGTTAATCGTAGAGTTTTATTCGAGATAG
- a CDS encoding phenylalanine--tRNA ligase subunit beta — MLLPFEWLADFIEITEPPDKVSAMLTMAGLEVEAVYGEGHDSVFEVNITPNRGDCLSVLGLARDLSAITGKPLKLNDKDNSVIQTSEEISVEITDTDLCMRYSGKILRGVKVTKSPDWLIKRLEAVGVRAINNIVDITNYVLFELGQPLHAFDLRKLRGNTIRVKRAGGAVKVRVLDGTERTVTGDSLLIWDGEGAVAIAGVMGCEGSEVTNETTDIFLESAWFLPESVRKTSKTLGLRSESSFRFERATDIGGTVRAIDRAAELILELCGGSAMTTTDVYPHRYEPVNVALKSKNVKRLLGVNISDDTIRGILERLGFIVSGNNGVFSVSVPSHRTDIELEADLIEEIARIHGYNNIPSVMPRAVVSAKVSKHKEILLRPLRNQLRQAGFTETINYSFMPLDTLDTFLIPDWDERRKVVEVLNPLSKEQSVLRTFLLPALIENLKLNFNFRQNDIHLYEAGTVFINDGNVLPKESFKLSMVSYIGAAKKLWSDDTPIFYKLKGIVDAIKESLWPADERDTEDGILLSYEHDIGLTLSEQPFLSATNSGRIVIKRKNDAIPIPIGYIGLLSPEVMHKLGLKMRNSAVGVVELSLNEIFNVGQLPLRYRPFPKYPSIVRDVAIVVNSVTRPEKIYESIEAYKNTHNIDLIESVEIFDVYTGKSVGEGKKSIACHIVYRSAERTLVDTEIDDLHGRVVSFLLEETGGSLRS, encoded by the coding sequence ATGCTATTACCGTTTGAATGGTTAGCGGATTTTATCGAAATAACTGAGCCTCCTGACAAAGTCTCTGCTATGCTTACTATGGCAGGGCTTGAGGTGGAGGCTGTTTATGGAGAGGGACACGACTCAGTATTTGAGGTAAACATAACTCCAAACAGGGGGGATTGTCTTAGTGTGTTGGGGTTAGCCAGGGATCTTTCGGCAATAACGGGAAAACCACTAAAATTAAACGACAAAGACAACAGCGTTATACAAACATCAGAAGAAATATCGGTTGAGATAACTGACACTGATTTGTGCATGCGGTACTCGGGGAAAATACTACGCGGGGTAAAAGTTACGAAATCTCCCGATTGGTTGATAAAACGGCTTGAAGCTGTGGGAGTGCGTGCAATCAACAACATTGTGGACATCACAAATTATGTCTTGTTTGAATTGGGGCAACCGCTTCACGCCTTTGATTTACGCAAACTGCGTGGAAACACCATACGGGTAAAAAGAGCAGGCGGGGCGGTTAAAGTACGTGTGCTTGACGGGACAGAGAGAACTGTTACAGGCGACAGCCTGTTAATTTGGGACGGTGAGGGCGCAGTTGCAATCGCCGGTGTGATGGGATGTGAAGGCTCTGAGGTAACTAATGAAACGACAGATATATTTCTTGAGAGCGCCTGGTTTTTACCTGAATCTGTACGTAAAACATCAAAAACACTTGGGCTTCGTTCGGAGTCTTCTTTTCGGTTTGAAAGAGCAACCGATATTGGCGGCACAGTTAGGGCGATAGACAGGGCTGCTGAGCTTATACTTGAGCTTTGCGGAGGCTCTGCAATGACTACCACAGATGTTTACCCACACAGGTACGAACCTGTTAATGTAGCGCTGAAAAGCAAAAACGTTAAAAGACTGCTTGGTGTGAATATTTCCGATGATACGATACGGGGTATTTTGGAACGTCTTGGATTTATCGTCTCAGGCAATAACGGAGTCTTCTCTGTATCAGTTCCCTCGCATAGAACTGACATTGAACTTGAGGCCGACCTTATAGAGGAAATAGCAAGAATTCACGGTTACAACAATATACCCTCTGTGATGCCGCGTGCCGTTGTCAGTGCTAAGGTAAGCAAGCATAAAGAAATATTATTGAGACCGCTAAGAAACCAGCTCAGACAGGCCGGATTTACAGAAACGATAAACTATAGTTTCATGCCACTGGATACGCTGGATACTTTTTTAATACCGGATTGGGATGAAAGACGAAAAGTGGTTGAGGTGCTAAATCCGCTTAGCAAAGAGCAGTCGGTGCTGAGGACTTTCTTACTGCCTGCGCTCATTGAAAACCTTAAATTAAATTTTAACTTCAGGCAAAATGATATACATCTATACGAGGCCGGCACAGTGTTCATAAACGATGGAAACGTGCTTCCAAAGGAGAGTTTTAAGCTCTCAATGGTTTCCTATATTGGAGCAGCTAAGAAATTATGGTCGGATGATACACCAATATTTTATAAATTAAAGGGGATTGTAGATGCGATAAAAGAATCTCTTTGGCCAGCAGACGAGAGGGACACTGAAGATGGGATATTGTTGTCATATGAGCATGATATTGGGCTGACACTTTCTGAGCAGCCTTTTCTTTCCGCTACGAACTCTGGTAGGATTGTGATTAAAAGAAAAAATGATGCGATACCTATCCCTATCGGGTATATTGGTCTCCTTAGCCCTGAGGTTATGCACAAACTTGGTTTAAAGATGCGAAATTCCGCAGTTGGAGTTGTTGAGTTATCTCTTAATGAGATTTTTAATGTAGGTCAATTGCCGTTGAGATACAGGCCATTTCCAAAGTACCCTTCGATAGTGCGGGATGTGGCTATAGTGGTTAACTCGGTTACCAGACCTGAAAAAATATATGAGTCAATCGAGGCTTACAAAAACACGCACAACATCGATTTAATCGAGTCGGTGGAAATTTTCGATGTTTATACCGGAAAATCAGTGGGTGAAGGGAAAAAGAGCATTGCCTGTCATATTGTGTACAGATCGGCTGAAAGAACCCTTGTGGATACGGAGATAGATGATCTGCATGGACGTGTCGTCAGCTTTTTATTAGAAGAAACCGGAGGGTCTCTCAGAAGTTAG
- the thrS gene encoding threonine--tRNA ligase, with protein MKLITEDGQSELSTEEILKRAKKSKTLAYRVGSALIDVNEIKNMDDTSELIPVTVESAEGLKLNRHSASHIMAHAVKELFPDVKITIGPATEEGFYYDFDTERPITEDDLVKIEKKMSELIRRNSPFVRKVMKKAEAVEFFKGLGEHYKVEIIEALEADEVSLYEEGGFTDLCLGPHVPSTGFITAFKLLKTAGAYWRGDEKNKMLQRLYGTSFANVEELKNYLNFLEEVKKRDHRRLGKELDLFSINEEIGSGLILWHPNGAIIRKTIEDFWKDEHIKADYKLLYTPHIARINLWEKSGHLDFYRENMYTPMDIDGVDFELKPMNCPFHVAIYKSSLRSYRDLPIRYAELGTVYRYERSGVLHGLMRVRGFTQDDAHIFCTTEQIEDEILTILNFTIFVLNTFGFKDYDVYLSTRPEKYVGTLEHWEISTNALRKALETMGLKYEIDPGEGVFYGPKIDIKVKDSLNRQWQCSTIQVDFNNPERFDISYRGADDKEHMPIMIHRALMGSLERFFGVLIEHYAGAFPVWLSPVQVSVLTISERHAPFADEMSSYLKSQGIRVEKDTANEKINYKVRQSTVKKIPYAVIIGDKEAESGALSVRKRNGDNISFQSKEDFLSFLLKEIKGKT; from the coding sequence ATTAAACTTATAACAGAAGACGGACAGTCAGAGCTTAGCACAGAGGAGATTTTAAAGAGGGCTAAAAAAAGCAAAACTCTTGCCTACAGAGTTGGTTCTGCTCTTATAGATGTCAATGAGATAAAAAATATGGATGACACCTCGGAGTTAATTCCGGTTACTGTAGAGAGTGCAGAGGGGCTTAAATTAAACCGGCACAGCGCCTCCCACATAATGGCACACGCGGTAAAGGAACTGTTTCCTGATGTTAAGATAACCATTGGGCCAGCAACAGAGGAGGGGTTTTACTACGATTTCGATACTGAGCGTCCTATAACAGAGGATGACCTTGTAAAGATAGAAAAAAAGATGTCAGAACTTATAAGGCGTAATTCGCCTTTTGTCCGTAAAGTCATGAAAAAGGCGGAAGCTGTGGAGTTTTTCAAGGGTTTAGGTGAACACTACAAGGTGGAGATAATAGAGGCTCTTGAGGCAGACGAGGTAAGTTTGTATGAAGAGGGAGGGTTTACGGATTTATGCCTTGGCCCTCATGTGCCTTCAACCGGATTTATAACCGCCTTTAAACTTCTGAAAACTGCCGGCGCGTACTGGAGAGGCGATGAGAAAAATAAAATGCTTCAAAGACTCTACGGCACATCATTTGCAAATGTTGAGGAGCTTAAAAATTACCTTAATTTCCTTGAAGAGGTTAAAAAGCGTGACCACAGGCGGCTTGGTAAAGAGCTTGACCTTTTTAGTATAAACGAGGAAATCGGCTCAGGTCTGATTCTTTGGCACCCAAATGGCGCAATCATTAGAAAAACCATAGAGGATTTCTGGAAAGACGAACACATCAAGGCCGACTACAAACTCCTCTACACGCCTCACATAGCGCGCATCAACTTGTGGGAAAAGAGCGGCCACCTTGACTTCTACAGAGAAAACATGTACACCCCTATGGATATAGACGGTGTGGATTTTGAGCTTAAACCTATGAATTGTCCGTTTCATGTGGCTATTTATAAGAGCTCTCTGAGAAGTTACAGAGACCTGCCGATTCGGTATGCCGAGTTGGGTACGGTGTATCGGTATGAGCGTTCAGGGGTGCTGCATGGGCTTATGCGAGTGCGGGGATTTACACAGGATGACGCCCATATATTTTGTACAACTGAGCAAATAGAGGATGAAATCTTAACGATTCTTAATTTTACGATTTTTGTGCTTAACACATTTGGTTTTAAGGACTATGATGTGTATCTGTCAACGAGGCCGGAAAAGTATGTGGGAACTCTTGAGCACTGGGAAATTTCAACTAATGCGCTCAGGAAGGCGCTTGAAACTATGGGGTTAAAGTACGAGATTGACCCGGGTGAAGGCGTATTCTATGGCCCTAAGATTGATATAAAGGTTAAGGATTCGCTTAACAGGCAATGGCAGTGCAGCACGATACAGGTGGATTTTAATAACCCTGAGAGGTTTGACATATCGTACCGTGGAGCGGATGATAAGGAGCACATGCCAATAATGATTCACCGCGCGCTAATGGGCTCGCTTGAGAGGTTTTTCGGAGTTTTGATAGAGCACTACGCAGGAGCGTTTCCGGTATGGCTCTCGCCGGTACAGGTGTCGGTTTTAACAATATCTGAGCGTCATGCCCCTTTTGCTGATGAAATGTCATCTTACTTAAAGTCACAAGGCATCAGGGTTGAAAAGGATACGGCCAATGAGAAGATTAACTATAAAGTGCGGCAGTCCACTGTAAAAAAGATTCCGTATGCCGTTATAATAGGAGACAAGGAGGCAGAGAGCGGCGCTCTTTCTGTCAGGAAAAGAAATGGCGACAATATATCTTTTCAGAGCAAAGAGGATTTTCTGTCCTTTTTACTTAAAGAGATAAAAGGTAAAACTTAA
- the rpmJ gene encoding 50S ribosomal protein L36, giving the protein MKVRASVKPICTKCKLIKRKGVLRVICEIPKHKQRQG; this is encoded by the coding sequence GTGAAGGTAAGGGCATCAGTTAAGCCAATATGTACAAAGTGCAAGTTGATAAAGCGAAAGGGTGTACTACGGGTGATATGTGAGATACCAAAGCACAAACAGCGGCAAGGTTAA
- the rplT gene encoding 50S ribosomal protein L20, with the protein MPRAKGGFKTRRRRKKLLDKARGYYGGRSKLYRVACEAVDHALTHAYTDRKLKKREFRALWIIRINAAVRAIGLTYSKFIAGLKKANIELDRKVLADLALNDIARFNEIAESVKANLA; encoded by the coding sequence ATGCCCAGAGCAAAAGGTGGATTTAAGACAAGACGCAGAAGAAAGAAGCTGCTGGATAAGGCACGCGGTTACTATGGCGGCAGAAGTAAGCTATACAGAGTGGCCTGCGAGGCGGTAGATCACGCCCTTACACATGCCTACACAGACAGGAAATTGAAAAAACGGGAATTCAGAGCTCTTTGGATAATCAGAATAAACGCAGCCGTAAGAGCAATAGGGCTTACCTACAGCAAGTTCATAGCCGGCTTAAAAAAGGCTAACATCGAGCTTGACAGAAAAGTCCTTGCAGACCTTGCACTTAACGACATAGCCCGTTTTAACGAGATAGCAGAATCTGTAAAGGCCAACTTAGCATAG